AAGCCCATTATTTTCAAACTCTTTTACTTGAATTTATTGACGGTAGCGAAGAGGGCCGAGAAGAAATAGTAACCACCACCGGACTTTACCCCAAAGCTTCTCCGGGACAACTGTTAAAAGTCGGAGATACGGTAGTGGTATCTAAAATGATAAACTATGAAGGAGAAAATATTTATCGCCTGGTGGATCGTTACCGCCTAAAAGCCTTAATTTGGATAGCCTTATTCTTTGTAGCTTTGTCTATTTGGTTGGGTAAATTAAGAGGTGCCAGTTCTTTGGTTGGTTTAGCCTTTAGTATATTGGTCTTGGCTCTCTATATAGTCCCACAAATATTGGACGGTAAAAATCCTTTTTTAATTATCTTAGCCGGTTCAACCGTTATCGCCTCAGTATCCATTTACTTAGCTCACGGCTTTAGAAAACAAACCTCCATAGCCCTTTTAGCTACTATTATAACTCTGGGTATAGCTATTGGCTTATCTGTTATCTTTGTCTTCTTTTCTAAACTCTTTGGTTTTGGTAGTGAAGACGCTTACTTTGTAATAGCCGCTAGAGAAAGTATTAACTTACGCGGACTGTTAATAGGTGGAATAATTATCGGTACCCTTGGAGTACTAGATGACATTACCACCGCCCAAACTGCCGTGGTAGCTGAATTAAAAAAAGCCAATAGATCACTTAGTCGTTTTGAGCTTTATAAAAGAGGGTTGGCTGTTGGCCATGAACATATTGCCGCCTTAATCAATACCCTGGTACTGGCTTATGCCGGAGCTTCCTTGCCAATCTTCTTACTATTTACGCTTAATGAGTACCAACCGATTTGGACAATCTTTAATAGCGAATTTGTGGCTGAAGAAATAATTCGTACCCTAGTTGGCTCAAGCGCTTTAATTTTAGCTGTACCAATTTCCACTTTCTTAGCGGCCTACTTTTTAAGTAAACCAGGTGTACTCCCTGAAGAATTGGAAGGCGGACATAAACATTAATAAAAATATATGGCTCGTATAATTTACGGAGTTGCCGGACAAGGCTTTGGGCATTCTGCTAGAAGTCATGAGGTAATATCTCATTTAATAAAACAAGGTCATAAGGTTTTAGTTCTAACCTACGGACAAGCCTTAGCTATTATGAAAAAAGATTTCGATATTATAGAAATACCGGGACTTGGTTTGCATTATGATGAAAATATCTTAAAGTACGGAACCACTGTTTATGAGAATGCTTATAAAATATTCAGTGGAGGTAAGAAGTGGACCAAGCTTTTTAAAAAAACCAAAGAATTCAAACCGCAAATAGTTATCACCGATTTTGAACCAATCTCCGCCGGACTAGCTCACCTACAAAGACTACCTCTAATCTCTTTCAATAACCAACACCAAATGACCAATACCGAGATAAAGATACCGACTAAGTATAAAAAAGATTTATTAGCAGCTAAGGTGATAACCAAATCTTTTGTTTGGGGAGCTAAAGCGTATTTGATTACCTCATTTTTTAAAACCAAAATAACCAAAAAACAAACCTTTCTTTTTCCACCGGTGGTTAGAGAAAGGGTCAGAAAAATGAAACCGCTTGATAAAAACTTTATTCTGGTTTACCAGACAGACAGTTTTGATTACATTATTCCCGAGTTAGAGAAAATGACCAAATATAATTTTAAGATTTTCAGTAAAAGACCAAAATATCTTAAAGAAAAAAATATAGAATATTTTCCTCATGATCCTGAAAAATTTCTACACGCCCTTAAAGACTGCCAAGCAGTTATTGCCACTGCCGGCTTAAGTCTTATCTCTGAAGCGCTCTGGCTTAATAAGCCTTACTTTGCCCTACCTATTGATCATCAAGTTGAACAAGTTATTAACGGCATTTATCTTAAGAGACTTAAGCTAGGAGATTACTCCATGAAGTTTAAAGCCCGCCAAGGAGAAAAATTCTTAAAAAATTTAAAAACTTATAAAACGAATCTTAAAAAGATAAAAAAAGAGCCTCCTTATAAACTTTTAGCTAAATTTGATGAACTTATTAATGAAATAGAGGAAAAGAAAAAATAATTTAGGGATAATTTAAAATAGCTCACGCAGTAATAAGAATTTTTAGAAAAAACAAAAAGACTTCTTAAAATAAGTCTTTTTTTGTTTAATATTAGCTAATTTTTAAAAGATGCTTAAAAGGGTATTGACAACATTTATTTTGTGTGCTATATTTAAAAATTACTGTAAAAGGTAATTTAATCCGCCAACAATTATAAAGGTATATAAAGATGATTAATTGGAGCGGGATAGGCACGACAAGCATGGGGATTTCTTCGTCAGAAACAACTCGGTTACGACTAGGTTCTTTCTGATGAAAATTTCTTGCCTACCCGCTTTAGTTAACCATCTTTTTTGTTTGGTTATTTTCTCAGGATTTAGTTATTTCTTTATTACCTAGCTATTTCCTATAATTTATCTTTACTCAGTTATTTCTTCAAACTTTATTTCATTATCTCTTTAAGATAGCGGCCGGTATGGCTTTTTTTATTTTGAGCAACTTCTTTGGGGGTACCAATAGCTACTACCTCACCACCACCCTCTCCTCCTTCGGGTCCAAGATCAATAATCCAGTCCACTGATTTTATAACATCAAGATTGTGTTCAATAATAATAACCGTATTACCCCTGTCCACTAAACGATTAATAATCGTTAATAATCTTTTAATATCCTCAAAGTGTAGTCCAGTAGTTGGTTCATCAAGAATATATAAGGTTTGTCCAGTAGGGCGACGAGATAATTCGGTAGCCAACTTAACTCTTTGGGCTTCTCCACCTGAAAGAGTGGTGGCACTTTGACCTAATTTAATATAACCCAAACCAACCTCAAAAAGCGTAGCCAGTTTCTGATGAATAGCCGGAATGTTTTTAAAAAATAACATAGCTTCCTCTACTGTCATATTAAGTACATCGGCAATACTTTTATCTTTATAATGTATCTCTAAAACTTCTCTTTGGTAACGACGACCATGACAAACATCACATTCAACATAAACATCAGGTAAAAATTGCATTTCTATCTTAATAATTCCATCACCAGAACAAGTCTCACAACGTCCACCCACTACGTTAAAAGAAAAACGTCCGGGCTGGTAACCTCTAAGCTTAGCTTCAGGTAAGTTAGCAAAAAGATCCCTAATGGGAGTAAAGACTCCGGTGTAAGTAGCTGGGTTTGATCTAGGTGTTCTGCCGATCGGTGATTGGTCTATATCAATAACCTTATCCAACTGACTTAAACCTTCTAGGCGATCATGATCACCCGGAGTATCTTTAGCGTTATAAAAATAGGCAGTTAAAGCTTTAGCTAAAATATCTGTTACCAAAGTTGACTTACCAGAACCGGAAACGCCAGTAACAGCAATTAACTTACCAAGAGGAAACTCAACACTAATTTTTTTTAAATTATGGGATCTAGCACCAATTACCTTAAGGCTTTGCCCGTTACCTTGGCGATAAACAGAGGGTGCTTCAATACTTTTTTTACCAGCCAAATACTGCCCAGTTAAAGAAGCGCTATTTTTTTTAACCTGTGCCGGGGTACCGGCCGCCACTACCCGCCCACCGTGTTCACCCGCACCAGGACCTATGTCTATAATATAATCCGAAGCTTCCATAGTAGCTGTATCATGTTCAACAACTATAACGGTATTACCCAGGTCTCTTAATTCTTTGAGGGTGGTAATTAACTTATCATTATCTCTTTGGTG
This genomic window from Patescibacteria group bacterium contains:
- a CDS encoding glycosyltransferase family protein, producing the protein MARIIYGVAGQGFGHSARSHEVISHLIKQGHKVLVLTYGQALAIMKKDFDIIEIPGLGLHYDENILKYGTTVYENAYKIFSGGKKWTKLFKKTKEFKPQIVITDFEPISAGLAHLQRLPLISFNNQHQMTNTEIKIPTKYKKDLLAAKVITKSFVWGAKAYLITSFFKTKITKKQTFLFPPVVRERVRKMKPLDKNFILVYQTDSFDYIIPELEKMTKYNFKIFSKRPKYLKEKNIEYFPHDPEKFLHALKDCQAVIATAGLSLISEALWLNKPYFALPIDHQVEQVINGIYLKRLKLGDYSMKFKARQGEKFLKNLKTYKTNLKKIKKEPPYKLLAKFDELINEIEEKKK
- a CDS encoding YibE/F family protein; the protein is MSKVLKKTACLFILTIILFSPSWLKAQEQEAQEQETQQEENTFSIDISENENESENEIDYSKPLPEEFFKAKVKKVIEEGPINEDYEAHYFQTLLLEFIDGSEEGREEIVTTTGLYPKASPGQLLKVGDTVVVSKMINYEGENIYRLVDRYRLKALIWIALFFVALSIWLGKLRGASSLVGLAFSILVLALYIVPQILDGKNPFLIILAGSTVIASVSIYLAHGFRKQTSIALLATIITLGIAIGLSVIFVFFSKLFGFGSEDAYFVIAARESINLRGLLIGGIIIGTLGVLDDITTAQTAVVAELKKANRSLSRFELYKRGLAVGHEHIAALINTLVLAYAGASLPIFLLFTLNEYQPIWTIFNSEFVAEEIIRTLVGSSALILAVPISTFLAAYFLSKPGVLPEELEGGHKH